Proteins encoded in a region of the Rhodothermales bacterium genome:
- the rpsS gene encoding 30S ribosomal protein S19 — MARSLKKGPFVHYKLQRKVSVLNDAGKKKVIKTWSRASMIAPDFVGHTFAVHNGKQFIPVYITENMVGHRLGEFAPTRTFRGHSGEKRK; from the coding sequence ATGGCACGCTCACTCAAGAAAGGACCGTTCGTACACTATAAGCTGCAGCGCAAGGTGTCGGTGTTGAACGATGCCGGCAAGAAGAAGGTGATCAAGACCTGGAGCCGCGCGTCGATGATTGCGCCGGACTTTGTCGGGCACACCTTTGCCGTGCACAATGGCAAGCAGTTTATCCCGGTGTACATCACGGAGAACATGGTAGGGCATCGCCTGGGCGAGTTTGCGCCGACCCGTACGTTCCGTGGTCACTCCGGCGAAAAGAGAAAGTAG